One bacterium DNA window includes the following coding sequences:
- a CDS encoding DUF4365 domain-containing protein has protein sequence MPSNNKRTEEIKNDALIATLEGHTGTVWGVAVSPDGDKIVSGCDDNTIKVWDSLNYLLLSNLEGHTDSINAVVIAPDGKRIISGSRDNTLRVWDCINYLLLATIKGHSDSVNAVSVTPDGMQFVSSSSDKTIKIWDSKSYQLLATLEGHTNTVCAVATSPDGKQIVSGGWDKTIKVWDSQSYQSLATLEGHTDSVWTVVFTPDGKRIISGSGDNTIKVWDSKSYQLLATLEGHTDSVHAVTVTPDGKRIVSGSIDNVIKMWDRQTYHVLATLECHTDSFRALEVTKKGKRVLLGSGDKKVKKRDCRDYQLIATLEGHTHYVNAIAIMPDGERIISGSSDSRIKVWDISKVVQQDSHSDLYTAAKVVLVGETGVGKSGLMIRLIEDAWRETGSTHGMNIKKIPFQAKIYEPFEKEIWLWDFAGQQDYKLIHQLFLANTSLGLLIYNPQDPKTLETLSEWDATLSRAINPRPPLLLIAGRCDVGSSRESDATMQQFMKQHNFIDYHKTSAKSGNGCDELKKNIIESIPWDKLPVTSSPKRFKTLKENIYNLANTESLSPLIPDKLLVEKLLEMSQNDPFEMAELNTVLKLWEAQGLLFELPYGELWLLKPELLNAYASSILLTARKDSEVGCIDKAKIVNAELEFEQLGESRLPKSDEKLLLPAILQLMGDRQISLQEETNDGDKIIFPAVFRIARPAKPKIPSLAAIYQFEGLVDDIYASLVVRLYYSKRFIKQAIWKDAADFVTAIGSYPIGIALVRKGDAKAELQVYFEGDTPEEERSLFRRFIFEHLTRKSSETPASVPLYFCPYCNWQIPQETATKRLQAGRTSFTCADCDKNFAIALALESQPITKPEADALGAMNIAIHNALDNRSKALLQTGEVMVQVALTNQIFRLINMEDVGVDAEIELLDDAGLPTSKRIYLQLKSGDSNLRKRVNDSCYSFRIKNERILRYYRDSIFIVLLVVRPSSGDMRFINITKYLRDRAKNDPNKENDLTISFDGKPFTANEILQLRKEVLNKNNKIMQLLSSLFGKTTNKQKS, from the coding sequence ATGCCTTCTAACAATAAGAGAACTGAAGAAATCAAAAACGATGCACTAATTGCCACCCTTGAAGGTCATACCGGTACTGTTTGGGGGGTTGCGGTGTCCCCTGATGGGGATAAAATCGTTTCGGGGTGTGATGACAATACAATAAAAGTATGGGACAGCTTAAACTATCTATTGCTTTCCAACCTAGAGGGACACACAGATTCTATAAATGCGGTTGTGATCGCACCCGATGGAAAACGGATAATATCGGGAAGCCGTGACAATACACTTAGAGTCTGGGACTGCATAAACTACTTGTTGCTAGCCACTATAAAAGGTCACTCAGATTCGGTAAATGCGGTTTCGGTTACCCCTGATGGAATGCAATTCGTTTCGAGTAGTAGTGATAAAACGATAAAAATATGGGATAGCAAAAGTTATCAACTGCTTGCCACCCTTGAAGGTCATACGAATACTGTTTGTGCTGTTGCGACTTCTCCTGATGGAAAACAAATCGTATCGGGAGGTTGGGACAAAACTATAAAAGTATGGGACAGCCAAAGCTACCAATCGCTTGCCACCCTTGAAGGTCACACAGATTCTGTTTGGACGGTTGTGTTCACTCCCGATGGGAAACGTATCATTTCGGGAAGTGGTGATAATACGATTAAAGTGTGGGATAGTAAAAGCTACCAACTGCTTGCCACCCTTGAAGGTCACACAGATTCTGTTCATGCGGTTACTGTTACACCAGATGGAAAGCGAATCGTATCGGGAAGTATCGACAATGTAATAAAAATGTGGGATCGTCAAACTTACCATGTGCTTGCCACCCTTGAATGCCACACCGACTCTTTTCGTGCGCTTGAAGTTACAAAAAAAGGGAAACGAGTCTTATTGGGAAGCGGGGACAAAAAGGTTAAAAAACGGGATTGTAGAGACTACCAACTGATTGCTACTCTTGAAGGTCACACTCATTATGTGAATGCAATAGCAATAATGCCCGATGGAGAACGAATAATATCGGGAAGCAGTGATAGCAGAATAAAAGTTTGGGACATTAGTAAAGTCGTTCAACAAGACAGTCATTCAGACCTATACACTGCTGCAAAAGTTGTTTTAGTTGGTGAAACGGGCGTTGGAAAATCGGGGTTGATGATTCGACTAATCGAAGACGCATGGCGAGAAACGGGCTCCACTCACGGAATGAATATCAAAAAAATTCCATTTCAAGCCAAAATATATGAGCCGTTTGAAAAAGAAATTTGGCTATGGGATTTTGCTGGACAACAAGATTATAAACTCATACATCAACTCTTTCTTGCAAATACCTCACTAGGCTTATTGATTTATAATCCCCAAGACCCGAAAACATTGGAAACCCTTTCAGAATGGGACGCAACGCTATCGCGGGCGATCAATCCCCGCCCGCCGCTACTTTTAATAGCAGGTCGTTGCGATGTCGGTTCGAGTCGTGAGTCCGACGCGACAATGCAACAATTCATGAAACAGCACAACTTTATCGATTATCATAAAACAAGCGCAAAATCAGGAAATGGTTGTGATGAATTAAAGAAAAACATAATCGAAAGTATCCCGTGGGATAAATTACCGGTTACCAGTTCCCCTAAACGATTCAAAACGCTCAAAGAAAATATCTATAACTTGGCTAATACAGAGAGTTTATCTCCACTAATCCCGGACAAACTCCTTGTTGAAAAACTCCTTGAGATGTCCCAAAACGACCCCTTTGAAATGGCCGAACTCAATACCGTTCTTAAACTTTGGGAAGCGCAAGGACTTCTGTTTGAGCTCCCCTATGGAGAGTTGTGGTTACTGAAACCCGAGTTACTCAATGCCTACGCGTCTTCAATTCTGTTGACCGCCCGCAAAGATAGTGAGGTCGGATGTATTGATAAAGCAAAAATCGTTAATGCGGAGTTAGAATTCGAGCAATTGGGCGAAAGTAGACTTCCCAAATCCGATGAAAAACTGTTGTTACCAGCGATTCTCCAACTAATGGGCGACCGACAGATTTCGCTGCAAGAAGAAACCAATGACGGTGACAAGATTATCTTTCCGGCTGTATTTCGAATCGCCCGCCCCGCCAAACCAAAGATTCCCAGCTTAGCCGCCATCTACCAGTTTGAGGGATTGGTAGATGATATTTATGCCTCGTTGGTCGTTCGGCTTTACTATTCAAAACGTTTCATTAAGCAAGCGATTTGGAAAGATGCAGCCGATTTCGTTACTGCGATCGGTAGCTATCCGATTGGAATTGCACTGGTTCGCAAGGGTGACGCAAAGGCAGAACTGCAAGTTTACTTTGAAGGCGACACGCCAGAAGAAGAGCGCAGTTTATTTCGCCGCTTTATCTTTGAGCATCTGACTCGAAAGTCTTCTGAAACCCCTGCATCGGTTCCTTTATATTTTTGTCCCTACTGCAACTGGCAGATCCCGCAAGAAACAGCAACAAAAAGATTACAAGCGGGTAGAACCAGCTTTACTTGTGCAGATTGTGATAAAAATTTTGCGATTGCCCTCGCGCTCGAATCGCAACCGATCACCAAGCCTGAGGCTGATGCACTCGGTGCTATGAATATTGCAATTCATAACGCCCTTGATAATCGGAGCAAGGCTCTCTTGCAAACTGGCGAGGTCATGGTGCAGGTTGCACTAACAAACCAAATCTTTAGGTTGATTAACATGGAAGATGTCGGGGTCGACGCTGAAATTGAATTGCTTGATGATGCCGGGCTGCCAACCTCAAAAAGAATCTATCTTCAGCTCAAATCCGGCGACTCCAATTTACGGAAGCGTGTGAATGATAGCTGTTACTCTTTCCGAATAAAAAACGAGCGTATACTTCGCTATTATCGTGATTCTATTTTCATTGTTCTTCTTGTTGTTCGCCCCAGCTCTGGGGATATGCGATTTATCAACATTACTAAGTATCTACGTGATCGTGCAAAGAACGATCCCAACAAAGAAAACGACTTAACAATAAGTTTCGATGGCAAACCCTTTACTGCGAATGAAATCCTTCAACTACGTAAAGAGGTGTTAAACAAAAATAATAAAATTATGCAACTATTAAGTTCATTATTCGGCAAAACCACAAACAAACAAAAGTCCTAA
- a CDS encoding site-specific integrase, translated as MELPNQNTIALPNQVLPLGGDPHALLPAVVYLTRLTSDHSRRAMFNALQRALRAAGILSDPMTFDWRLSYAQVIALRAALLTRHDPATVNQTLSAIRGVLREAWRLGLLSAEEYNRSTDITGIKTQKLPAGRIVGNGELRHIFDLCVNDASAIGIRDTALLGILFGCGLRRSEVVTLQLSDVEPEDALKIRSGKGGKDRMVYIPAAVTQVLERWITYRGNWEGALFTRIGKGENIAHTRLTPQAVWFIIEKRGTEAGIHFTPHDSRRTFITSLLDLGVDVITVQRLAGHANPNTTGRYDRRGEIAKRRAIETLHLPLPSIESTTK; from the coding sequence GTGGAGCTACCCAATCAAAACACAATTGCCCTTCCCAACCAAGTCCTACCCCTTGGTGGCGATCCCCATGCCCTGTTGCCCGCTGTTGTCTACCTAACCCGGCTCACTTCTGATCATTCCCGTCGCGCCATGTTTAATGCCCTCCAGCGTGCGCTCCGGGCTGCTGGGATTCTTTCCGATCCCATGACCTTCGATTGGCGGTTATCTTATGCCCAAGTAATTGCTTTGCGGGCTGCACTGCTTACCCGCCACGATCCGGCGACTGTGAATCAAACGTTATCGGCAATCCGCGGGGTTCTGCGGGAAGCGTGGCGGTTAGGTTTGTTGTCGGCGGAAGAGTACAACCGGTCAACCGATATCACCGGCATCAAAACCCAAAAACTGCCTGCCGGAAGAATTGTCGGCAATGGCGAATTGCGACACATTTTCGATCTTTGTGTTAATGATGCTTCGGCGATCGGCATTCGCGACACGGCATTACTGGGAATTCTCTTCGGTTGCGGTCTCCGGCGCTCGGAAGTCGTTACTTTGCAGTTGTCGGACGTCGAGCCGGAGGATGCGCTCAAGATTCGTTCCGGCAAGGGAGGGAAAGACCGGATGGTTTACATCCCCGCTGCTGTTACGCAAGTCCTCGAACGCTGGATAACATACCGCGGCAATTGGGAAGGCGCGCTCTTCACTCGGATCGGGAAAGGAGAAAACATCGCGCACACTCGCTTGACCCCGCAAGCGGTTTGGTTCATCATCGAAAAACGTGGCACTGAAGCGGGCATCCATTTCACACCCCATGATAGCCGCCGTACTTTCATAACTTCCCTGCTCGATTTGGGGGTTGATGTTATCACAGTGCAACGCCTTGCCGGCCATGCCAATCCCAACACAACCGGGCGTTACGACCGCCGGGGGGAAATCGCAAAACGCCGTGCCATCGAAACGCTTCACCTTCCCTTGCCAAGTATCGAATCAACAACAAAATAG